The Janthinobacterium lividum genome has a window encoding:
- a CDS encoding sigma 54-interacting transcriptional regulator — protein MELLAHNFSSDFARSAHLARGAGADGDSEALVAFRDPQQMSLLVRATAFVFADPRSRQLHELIERIAPSEATVLITGETGTGKELIARHVHGLSGRAEQTFVAINCGAFSETLVESELFGYEKGAFTGAQQGKPGWFETASGGTLFLDEIGDLPLAMQVKLLRVLQEREVVRLGARRAIPIDVRLIAATNVDLAEAVRAGRFREDLYYRLQVIGLPLRPLRERPGDIMPLTRHFMAIYAQRLHLGEVELGADAQQALLAYPWPGNIRELENVIHRALLVCRSGVVRAEDLSLSGWHRALATSPAPAPASVPVPVPDAWAGGADIAYAAHGAAGQDDLLAAERFARAWQALLDSGEAVEFEAMQQELVRAAWERNERNQVRTAKHLNLSRNILRTFLKKAGAID, from the coding sequence ATGGAACTCTTAGCCCACAATTTCAGCAGCGATTTCGCGCGCAGCGCCCACCTTGCCCGCGGCGCGGGCGCTGACGGCGACAGCGAGGCGCTGGTCGCTTTCCGCGACCCGCAGCAAATGAGCTTGCTGGTGCGCGCCACGGCCTTTGTCTTTGCCGACCCCCGTTCGCGCCAGTTGCACGAGCTGATCGAGCGCATCGCTCCCAGCGAGGCGACGGTGCTGATCACGGGCGAAACGGGCACGGGCAAGGAACTCATTGCGCGCCATGTGCACGGCTTGAGCGGGCGCGCCGAGCAGACTTTTGTGGCGATTAACTGCGGCGCGTTTTCCGAAACCCTCGTCGAGAGCGAACTGTTTGGCTATGAAAAAGGCGCGTTTACGGGCGCACAGCAGGGCAAACCCGGCTGGTTCGAGACGGCCAGCGGCGGCACCCTGTTCCTCGACGAAATCGGCGACTTGCCGCTGGCGATGCAGGTCAAGCTGCTGCGCGTGTTGCAGGAGCGCGAAGTGGTGCGCCTGGGCGCGCGGCGCGCCATCCCCATCGACGTGCGCCTGATCGCCGCCACGAATGTGGACCTGGCCGAAGCCGTGCGGGCCGGGCGCTTCCGCGAAGACCTGTATTACCGGCTGCAGGTGATCGGCCTGCCGCTGCGCCCCTTGCGCGAGCGCCCGGGCGACATCATGCCGCTGACGCGTCATTTCATGGCCATCTATGCGCAGCGCTTGCACCTGGGCGAGGTGGAGCTGGGCGCTGACGCGCAGCAAGCCTTGCTGGCGTATCCGTGGCCGGGCAATATCCGGGAACTGGAAAACGTCATCCACCGCGCGCTGCTCGTGTGCCGCAGCGGCGTGGTGCGCGCTGAAGACCTGAGTTTGTCGGGCTGGCACCGCGCACTTGCCACGTCTCCCGCGCCAGCGCCCGCATCCGTTCCTGTCCCCGTTCCAGACGCCTGGGCCGGCGGCGCCGATATCGCCTACGCGGCCCACGGCGCGGCCGGGCAGGATGACTTGCTGGCCGCCGAACGTTTCGCCCGCGCCTGGCAAGCCTTGCTCGACTCGGGCGAGGCCGTGGAATTCGAGGCCATGCAGCAGGAACTGGTGCGCGCCGCGTGGGAGCGCAATGAGCGCAACCAGGTGCGCACGGCGAAGCATTTGAATCTGAGCCGTAACATCCTGCGCACCTTCCTGAAAAAGGCGGGCGCCATCGACTAG
- a CDS encoding LLM class flavin-dependent oxidoreductase, which translates to MTIEFIWQLPTSGDGRYAAPGITRRGERAAGAPSPLQPGVSDPRGARPPFNYFDYLHQIARAADLSGFDGIQVRHDTQGDESWIVAGYLARSTRHLKLIAEFDAAWGSAVYAAKNAVSFQRFTGGRFAWQIGHGGDAAARRRQGDAAPDADILPRIDEFITVARGVQNTSPFSFKGKFFEVQDGGFKGPLANHPVNSIYLTGESPEALALSVRQADVHVFDAAPLADLQPAIDSLQAQARQLGRAVAAGLRIDVLARETFDEALRDARRYRSGAALPDELPSDGSTAVFWPGFAQAQTGAHGALVGSYAQVSAALAAYAQAGVSSFVLAAIPHFEEAYRIGEHVLPRVRAALSAQLQAA; encoded by the coding sequence ATGACCATTGAATTCATCTGGCAATTGCCCACCAGCGGCGATGGCCGCTATGCGGCGCCCGGCATCACGCGCCGGGGCGAACGGGCGGCAGGCGCGCCCAGTCCCCTGCAGCCGGGCGTGAGCGACCCGCGCGGCGCGCGTCCGCCCTTCAACTATTTCGATTACCTGCACCAGATCGCCCGCGCGGCGGACCTGTCAGGCTTCGACGGCATCCAGGTGCGCCACGATACGCAGGGCGATGAAAGCTGGATCGTCGCCGGTTACCTGGCGCGCAGCACGCGCCACCTGAAGCTGATCGCCGAATTCGACGCGGCCTGGGGTTCGGCCGTGTACGCGGCAAAGAACGCCGTCAGCTTTCAGCGCTTCACGGGCGGGCGCTTCGCCTGGCAGATCGGCCACGGCGGCGATGCGGCAGCGCGCCGGCGCCAGGGCGATGCGGCGCCTGACGCCGATATCCTCCCGCGCATCGATGAATTCATCACGGTGGCGCGCGGCGTGCAGAACACCTCGCCGTTCAGCTTCAAGGGCAAGTTCTTCGAAGTGCAGGACGGCGGTTTCAAGGGCCCGCTGGCGAACCATCCTGTGAACAGCATCTACCTGACGGGGGAGTCGCCCGAGGCGCTGGCCCTGTCGGTGCGCCAGGCCGACGTGCACGTGTTCGACGCGGCGCCGCTGGCGGATTTGCAGCCTGCCATCGACAGTCTGCAAGCGCAGGCGCGCCAGCTGGGCCGCGCGGTGGCGGCGGGCTTGCGCATCGACGTGCTGGCGCGCGAAACCTTCGACGAAGCCTTGCGCGACGCGCGCCGCTACCGCAGTGGCGCGGCGCTGCCCGACGAACTGCCATCCGACGGCAGCACGGCGGTCTTCTGGCCCGGCTTTGCGCAAGCGCAAACGGGCGCCCACGGCGCCCTGGTCGGCAGCTATGCGCAGGTCAGCGCGGCGCTGGCAGCCTACGCGCAGGCCGGTGTGTCGAGCTTCGTGCTGGCCGCCATCCCCCATTTCGAGGAAGCCTACCGCATCGGCGAGCACGTGCTGCCTCGTGTGCGGGCAGCGTTGAGCGCGCAGCTGCAAGCGGCTTGA
- a CDS encoding LLM class flavin-dependent oxidoreductase → MAIDFFWRIPTHGEPSSHRARTPFRGDWFPGNDNLRQAGLGGGGADGFTYIDYLAEIARAAEISGFQGGLIPSFPMTDEPWAISALLARETSTFRFMIPFQPGFLNPVVAARMTASLQRATGGRALYNVITGGGGPAQLWWGDSAGHDDRYTRTTEFLDVVRGVWRGGPFSYQGKFYQVEDAGLATPLSEQEFPEIYFSGSSDAALGSASKHADYYLTWLEPFEQLREKFARVHEKTALLGRKIKCAVRVDIVARATEEEAWDEVRKGFDAVDAATLRQFLGTDGGDSVGAARQRGNRPTTLNSYKDLITAPNIWSGFNLLRGGQTQGIVGSYQQVAERLDELVQLGADAFILASTPHLEEAYRVGEEVLPLVRGHTAALLRAA, encoded by the coding sequence ATGGCAATCGATTTTTTCTGGCGCATCCCCACGCATGGCGAACCGAGTTCGCACCGCGCCCGCACGCCGTTTCGCGGCGACTGGTTTCCCGGCAATGACAACCTGCGCCAGGCCGGCCTCGGTGGCGGCGGCGCCGACGGTTTTACCTACATCGACTACCTGGCGGAAATCGCCCGCGCGGCCGAGATATCGGGCTTCCAGGGCGGCTTGATCCCGTCTTTTCCGATGACGGATGAACCGTGGGCCATTTCCGCGCTGCTGGCGCGCGAGACGAGCACCTTCCGCTTCATGATCCCATTCCAGCCCGGCTTTTTGAACCCCGTGGTGGCGGCGCGCATGACGGCCAGCCTGCAGCGGGCCACGGGCGGCCGCGCACTATACAACGTGATCACGGGCGGCGGCGGCCCGGCGCAGCTGTGGTGGGGCGATTCGGCCGGCCACGACGACCGCTACACGCGCACAACGGAATTTCTCGACGTGGTGCGCGGCGTGTGGCGCGGCGGCCCGTTTTCCTACCAGGGCAAGTTCTACCAGGTGGAAGACGCGGGCCTGGCCACGCCGTTGTCGGAGCAGGAGTTCCCCGAGATTTATTTTTCCGGCTCGTCTGACGCGGCCCTCGGTTCCGCGTCGAAGCACGCCGATTACTACCTGACGTGGCTGGAACCGTTCGAGCAGTTGCGCGAGAAATTCGCGCGCGTGCATGAAAAGACGGCGCTCCTGGGGCGCAAGATCAAGTGCGCCGTGCGCGTCGATATCGTGGCCCGCGCCACGGAGGAAGAGGCGTGGGACGAGGTGCGCAAGGGTTTTGACGCCGTCGATGCCGCCACCCTGCGCCAGTTCCTCGGCACGGACGGCGGCGATTCCGTGGGTGCGGCACGCCAGCGCGGCAACCGTCCGACCACCCTGAACAGCTACAAGGACTTGATCACGGCGCCGAATATCTGGTCCGGCTTCAACCTGCTGCGCGGCGGGCAGACGCAGGGCATCGTCGGCAGCTACCAGCAGGTGGCCGAACGCCTCGACGAACTGGTGCAACTGGGCGCCGACGCCTTCATCCTGGCCAGCACGCCGCACCTGGAAGAAGCGTATCGGGTGGGCGAGGAGGTGCTGCCCCTCGTGCGCGGGCATACGGCGGCGCTCCTGCGCGCTGCCTGA
- a CDS encoding TonB-dependent receptor — MRRSTAPAAFSSFPFHLTPLRRALRSAFAIGGLMLVHGMLHAETPGAGVIASADANGAGEGAALQSVTVTAQKREESAQKVPSAITVLGGKELLDTGIGRSASEILNYVPNASAGTQQHGRPRWWIRGVGAGQQQIDFPNPVGFYLDDVYISNSSATGFPLFDLDRVEVLRGPQGTLWGKNTTGGAINVISRKPSFKSSGYAKLDYGSYDTTLAEGAIGGALVDEVLAGRLSFHTEQQDKGRFHNQFTGERDGKLKDSAIRGQLKALIGRDLTANLNLHYRDYTTKGATTTVASYGANGVYRNGYVPSTNPDDVSTNAPADSDVKQGAPS, encoded by the coding sequence ATGCGCCGTTCGACTGCCCCCGCCGCCTTCTCTTCCTTTCCCTTTCATCTGACCCCGCTGCGCCGCGCGTTGCGCTCGGCCTTCGCCATCGGCGGCTTGATGCTCGTCCATGGCATGCTCCACGCGGAAACGCCTGGCGCCGGTGTCATTGCCTCGGCCGACGCCAACGGCGCCGGCGAGGGCGCCGCCTTGCAATCGGTGACGGTGACGGCGCAAAAGCGCGAGGAATCCGCGCAAAAAGTGCCGAGCGCGATCACGGTCCTCGGTGGCAAGGAGCTGCTCGATACTGGCATCGGCCGCTCGGCCAGCGAAATCCTCAATTACGTGCCGAACGCCTCGGCCGGCACGCAGCAGCACGGCCGTCCGCGCTGGTGGATACGCGGCGTGGGCGCGGGCCAGCAGCAAATTGATTTCCCGAACCCCGTCGGCTTTTACCTCGATGACGTCTACATCAGCAATTCCAGCGCCACGGGTTTTCCCCTGTTCGACCTGGACCGGGTGGAAGTGCTGCGCGGCCCGCAAGGCACTTTGTGGGGCAAGAATACGACGGGCGGCGCCATCAATGTGATTTCGCGCAAGCCGTCCTTCAAGTCCAGCGGCTACGCCAAGCTCGATTACGGCAGCTACGACACCACCCTGGCCGAAGGCGCCATCGGCGGCGCGCTGGTCGACGAGGTGCTGGCAGGGCGATTATCTTTCCACACGGAGCAGCAGGACAAGGGCCGCTTCCACAACCAGTTTACGGGCGAGCGCGATGGAAAGCTCAAGGATAGCGCCATCCGCGGCCAGCTCAAGGCCCTGATCGGGCGCGACCTGACGGCGAACTTGAACCTGCATTACCGCGACTACACGACCAAGGGCGCCACCACCACAGTGGCCAGCTACGGCGCCAATGGTGTGTACCGCAACGGCTACGTCCCCAGCACCAATCCCGATGATGTCAGCACGAATGCGCCGGCAGACAGCGACGTGAAACAGGGGGCGCCCAGCTGA
- a CDS encoding 6,7-dimethyl-8-ribityllumazine synthase, with protein MLQTSQPSAAPGKRIAFIQAGWHRDIVAQCRLSFIAEMGTLGFTQDDIDVIDVAGAFEIPLHAQVLARGGQYAAIAASALVVDGGIYRHDFVADAGISGMMQVQLATGVPVLSAVLTPHHFHAGHEHQQFYFQHFKVKGVELATACAATIHSLQRLAQPASAPHEALAA; from the coding sequence ATGTTACAAACGTCACAACCATCCGCAGCACCCGGCAAGCGCATCGCCTTCATCCAGGCGGGCTGGCACCGCGACATCGTCGCGCAATGCCGATTGTCCTTCATCGCCGAAATGGGGACCCTGGGTTTCACGCAGGACGACATCGATGTCATCGACGTCGCCGGCGCCTTTGAAATCCCCCTGCATGCGCAAGTGCTGGCCAGGGGCGGCCAATACGCGGCGATTGCCGCTTCCGCCCTGGTGGTGGACGGCGGCATCTACCGGCATGACTTCGTGGCCGATGCCGGCATTTCCGGCATGATGCAGGTGCAGCTGGCGACGGGCGTGCCCGTGTTGTCGGCCGTGCTGACCCCGCACCACTTCCATGCGGGCCACGAGCACCAGCAATTCTACTTCCAGCATTTCAAGGTCAAGGGCGTCGAACTGGCCACGGCTTGCGCGGCCACCATCCACTCGCTGCAGCGGCTGGCGCAACCGGCTAGCGCGCCGCACGAGGCCTTGGCCGCCTAG
- a CDS encoding ABC transporter substrate-binding protein: MTTASSAPIDTVDTVWFTRCPVPTATGLAYKLGWLDEEFARDGIALKTLQEVGGELARHHYDHGLSTLVREGGNLLALPARAQGAPTRLVGLTWIDEWQAILVRPGSGITTPAQLQGKRLALPVFRAEDLRENRRGRSIARGMSLAGYKGVLASAGLTLDDVRLVEVGSEAQAPANLGAGLWQGISPLLRGDVDAVYVKGATAAEAARAAGLEVGIAIDALPDRRFRVNNGTPRPITVHETMLEQHFELVVRFLTQTLRAAHWARSHQADVLAILQGETRAGADAVAEAYRDGFHLTLAPDLSDEKVALFRQQKDFQLQHGFLDRDIDIESWIDRRPLEEAQRRLDALLQQAA; encoded by the coding sequence ATGACTACCGCAAGCTCCGCTCCCATCGATACAGTCGATACCGTCTGGTTCACGCGCTGCCCCGTGCCCACGGCCACGGGCCTGGCCTACAAGCTTGGCTGGCTGGACGAAGAATTCGCCCGCGACGGCATCGCCCTGAAAACCCTGCAGGAAGTGGGTGGCGAACTGGCCCGCCACCATTACGACCATGGCTTGTCCACGCTCGTGCGCGAAGGGGGCAACCTGCTGGCCCTGCCCGCGCGCGCGCAAGGGGCGCCCACGCGCCTGGTCGGCCTGACCTGGATCGATGAATGGCAAGCCATCCTCGTGCGCCCCGGTTCCGGCATCACCACGCCCGCGCAGCTGCAGGGCAAGCGGCTGGCGCTGCCCGTGTTCCGCGCCGAGGATTTGCGCGAGAACCGGCGCGGGCGCAGCATCGCGCGCGGCATGAGCCTGGCCGGCTACAAGGGCGTGCTGGCGTCGGCCGGCTTGACGCTGGACGATGTGCGGCTGGTGGAAGTGGGTAGCGAGGCGCAAGCGCCAGCCAATCTCGGCGCCGGGCTATGGCAAGGCATAAGCCCGCTGCTGCGCGGCGACGTCGATGCCGTCTACGTGAAAGGCGCGACGGCGGCCGAAGCGGCCCGCGCGGCGGGGCTGGAAGTGGGCATAGCCATCGACGCCCTGCCCGACCGGCGCTTCCGCGTAAATAACGGCACGCCAAGGCCGATTACCGTGCATGAAACGATGCTGGAACAGCATTTCGAGCTGGTCGTACGCTTTTTGACGCAGACCCTGCGCGCCGCCCACTGGGCGCGCAGCCACCAGGCCGACGTGCTGGCCATCCTGCAGGGCGAAACGCGGGCCGGCGCCGACGCCGTGGCCGAAGCCTACCGCGACGGTTTTCACCTGACCCTGGCGCCCGACCTGTCCGACGAGAAGGTGGCCCTGTTCCGCCAGCAGAAGGATTTCCAGCTGCAGCACGGTTTTCTCGACCGCGACATCGATATCGAGAGCTGGATCGACCGCCGGCCGCTGGAGGAAGCGCAGCGGCGCCTCGACGCGCTGCTGCAGCAGGCGGCATAA
- a CDS encoding class II aldolase/adducin family protein — translation MTDVAQAEAQQVQVQELSAAEQAFVEQVRRDAQTAFDGLRETGSLTANGTVGFVERTPGGDKVVVVNDPGPFRRGQPLKAAVLALDGTVIVGDANNGGARYLKLFRERPEVTSISHVHSPSLGAWAQTHRTLPIRYVPVQRFQLIREIPIYIDRRQPEVDFILGEIARNTHATAILEANGGATCVGQAGLAETGRVHSAAGRGRQDPDRGRSHRRFARLRSRRAAAAMEDEQADRYGARAFTASCHRSGVTLSRTGPRCH, via the coding sequence ATGACGGACGTGGCACAAGCGGAAGCACAACAAGTACAGGTGCAGGAATTGTCGGCGGCCGAACAGGCCTTCGTGGAGCAGGTACGGCGCGATGCGCAGACGGCCTTCGACGGCCTGCGCGAGACGGGCAGCCTGACGGCCAACGGCACGGTGGGCTTTGTCGAGCGCACTCCGGGCGGTGACAAGGTGGTGGTTGTCAACGACCCGGGCCCGTTCCGCCGCGGCCAGCCCTTGAAGGCGGCCGTGCTGGCGCTCGATGGCACGGTGATTGTGGGCGATGCCAACAACGGCGGCGCGCGCTATTTAAAATTGTTCCGCGAAAGGCCCGAGGTCACGTCGATCTCGCACGTGCATTCGCCGTCCCTGGGCGCGTGGGCGCAGACGCACCGCACCTTGCCTATCCGCTACGTGCCCGTGCAGCGCTTCCAGCTGATACGCGAAATTCCCATCTATATCGACCGCCGCCAGCCGGAAGTCGATTTCATCCTCGGCGAAATCGCGCGCAACACGCACGCCACGGCCATCCTGGAAGCGAATGGCGGGGCCACCTGTGTGGGGCAAGCAGGGCTTGCTGAAACTGGCCGAGTTCATTCTGCTGCTGGAAGAGGGCGCCAAGATCCAGATCGCGGCCGAAGCCATCGGCGGTTCGCGCGACTTCGGTCCCGGCGTGCTGCTGCAGCAATGGAAGATGAGCAAGCTGATCGATACGGCGCGCGCGCTTTCACTGCTTCCTGCCACCGATCTGGTGTAACCCTTTCAAGAACAGGCCCGAGATGTCATTGA
- a CDS encoding PhnD/SsuA/transferrin family substrate-binding protein: protein MSLKFLRLRWRKVFATAVVASLLAPAIALAAAAEPLPAAVRIAVVARTAPSGKTVFAGSAAQVASTGWLAAELGKLGVKLEWVPVTTNSVATQVNEAFANHSIDLAQYGDLPSIIANASGLQTRLILPGGSANNTYLVVPNGSTARSIKDLKGKKIALHRGRPWEYPFARLLEANGMTLRDVKILNLNPQAGAAAVATGGAEAFFTLSDAFLLEDKKVGKIIWSSKAPPQDWKMRAELWADSGFLQRYPQLAQLVVTAYVCASTTGPPAPVAKTNMCAARRRLGRWKASCGANWRATIRRGRRAGRPCLRPACASITWARRRTRRALA, encoded by the coding sequence ATGTCATTGAAATTCTTACGTTTGCGCTGGCGCAAGGTATTCGCCACCGCCGTGGTGGCCAGCCTGCTGGCACCCGCCATCGCGCTGGCGGCCGCCGCCGAGCCACTGCCGGCCGCCGTGCGCATCGCCGTCGTGGCCCGCACGGCGCCGTCCGGCAAGACCGTGTTTGCCGGTTCGGCCGCCCAGGTGGCATCAACGGGCTGGCTGGCCGCCGAACTGGGCAAGCTGGGCGTGAAGCTGGAGTGGGTGCCCGTCACCACCAATTCGGTGGCGACGCAAGTCAACGAGGCATTTGCCAATCACTCGATCGACCTGGCCCAGTATGGTGACTTGCCATCGATTATCGCCAATGCCTCGGGTTTGCAGACGCGGCTGATTCTGCCCGGCGGCAGCGCCAACAATACCTATCTGGTGGTGCCCAATGGATCGACGGCCCGCTCGATCAAGGACTTGAAGGGCAAGAAGATCGCCCTGCACCGTGGCCGACCGTGGGAATATCCGTTTGCGCGCCTGCTGGAAGCGAATGGCATGACCTTGCGCGACGTAAAAATCCTCAACCTCAATCCACAGGCGGGCGCGGCGGCCGTGGCGACGGGCGGCGCTGAGGCCTTCTTTACCCTCAGCGACGCCTTCCTGCTCGAGGATAAAAAGGTCGGCAAGATCATCTGGTCCAGCAAGGCGCCGCCGCAGGACTGGAAGATGCGCGCGGAATTGTGGGCCGACAGCGGCTTCCTGCAACGCTATCCCCAGCTGGCCCAGCTGGTGGTGACGGCGTATGTGTGCGCGAGCACCACCGGGCCGCCGGCGCCGGTGGCGAAGACGAATATGTGCGCAGCGAGGCGGCGGCTGGGCAGGTGGAAAGCGTCGTGCGGCGCGAACTGGCGGGCGACCATACGCCGTGGCAGGCGCGCTGGTCGCCCTTGTTTACGGCCAGCCTGCGCCAGCATTACGTGGGCGAGGCGGCGTACGCGAAGAGCGCTGGCCTGA
- a CDS encoding ABC transporter permease: MTSLVNAIALPRAPAPARAASVPLLQRFIRSPWSVWASPLALLLLWTAATTFEWMPAHILMSPWQVLLTARDLAESGELGQHLGISLFRLLAGFGLGASCGLAFGVVLGLSPGLRSYVDPTFNVLRQLPTVALIPLFILLFGIGESFKVFIVAKASFFIVALAVHDAIRNLSQRYFEVAHVYCFSRWQRIRLIVLPAIVPAALTGMRIALSRSWMVLVGAELLAADSGLGQMMEMGRQMFRLDVVMVGVVLTGVIGFGLDRACHALESRLMRWKRDGESA; this comes from the coding sequence ATGACTTCCCTCGTCAACGCCATCGCCTTGCCGCGCGCCCCTGCGCCAGCGCGTGCAGCCTCTGTCCCCTTGCTGCAGCGCTTTATCCGTTCACCCTGGTCCGTGTGGGCGTCGCCGCTCGCCTTGCTGCTGCTCTGGACGGCAGCTACCACGTTCGAATGGATGCCTGCGCATATTTTGATGTCGCCCTGGCAAGTGCTGCTGACGGCCCGCGACCTGGCCGAGAGCGGCGAACTGGGCCAGCACCTGGGCATCAGCCTGTTCCGCCTGCTGGCTGGCTTCGGCCTAGGCGCCAGCTGCGGCCTGGCCTTCGGCGTCGTGCTGGGCCTGTCGCCTGGCTTGCGCAGCTATGTCGACCCCACTTTCAATGTCTTGCGCCAGTTGCCCACCGTGGCCTTGATCCCCCTGTTTATCTTGCTGTTCGGCATAGGCGAGAGCTTCAAGGTGTTTATCGTGGCCAAGGCCAGCTTCTTTATCGTGGCGCTGGCCGTGCATGACGCCATCCGCAACCTGTCGCAGCGCTACTTTGAGGTGGCGCACGTGTACTGTTTTTCGCGCTGGCAGCGCATCCGCCTGATCGTCTTGCCGGCCATCGTGCCGGCGGCGCTGACGGGGATGCGCATCGCCCTGTCGCGCTCGTGGATGGTGCTGGTGGGCGCGGAATTGCTGGCCGCCGACAGCGGCCTGGGGCAGATGATGGAAATGGGCCGGCAAATGTTCCGCCTCGATGTGGTGATGGTGGGCGTGGTACTGACGGGCGTGATCGGCTTTGGCCTGGACCGTGCCTGCCACGCGCTGGAATCGCGGCTGATGCGCTGGAAGCGCGACGGGGAGTCCGCATGA
- a CDS encoding ABC transporter permease subunit — protein sequence MKQRLSLILKGALLPLALLYAWQWASGQGAAAAYIFVSLGDLAHSLRDLVMTGELWVHLRASLGRTLAGLLLGGSAGIVTGALMAQSPLADRLIGPLFHSIRQVPLLGLIPLLGLWVGNGDGAKLLVIAIAAFYPTVLNTYAGMRQVEGRLREVGQVLTLTRWQTLRQILLPGAMPAIATGVTHALAFAWLACLGGELLFSAGPGMGSLLLNGEVSGRMDVVLLAVLVIALLAQAMNVAFARLARLLVKGRSSE from the coding sequence ATGAAGCAACGTTTGAGTTTGATCCTCAAGGGCGCGCTGTTGCCGCTGGCCTTGTTGTACGCCTGGCAATGGGCATCCGGCCAGGGTGCGGCGGCTGCCTACATCTTCGTCTCGCTGGGCGACCTCGCGCACAGCTTGCGCGACCTGGTCATGACGGGCGAATTGTGGGTGCATTTGCGCGCCAGCCTGGGGCGCACTCTGGCCGGCTTGCTGCTGGGCGGCAGCGCCGGCATCGTCACGGGCGCGCTGATGGCACAGTCGCCGCTGGCTGACAGATTGATTGGCCCGCTGTTCCACAGCATCAGGCAAGTGCCCTTGCTGGGCCTGATCCCCTTGCTGGGCTTGTGGGTGGGCAATGGCGACGGCGCCAAGCTGCTGGTGATTGCCATCGCCGCCTTTTATCCTACCGTGCTCAACACGTATGCGGGCATGCGCCAGGTGGAAGGAAGATTGCGCGAAGTGGGGCAGGTGCTGACCCTGACGCGCTGGCAAACCTTGCGCCAGATTTTGCTGCCGGGCGCCATGCCGGCCATCGCTACCGGCGTCACGCATGCGCTGGCGTTCGCCTGGCTCGCTTGCCTGGGCGGCGAACTGCTGTTTTCGGCCGGCCCCGGCATGGGTTCCTTATTGCTCAACGGCGAAGTATCGGGCCGCATGGATGTCGTCTTGCTGGCCGTGCTCGTGATCGCTTTGCTGGCGCAGGCGATGAACGTGGCGTTCGCGCGGCTGGCACGCCTGCTGGTGAAGGGGCGCAGCAGTGAGTGA
- a CDS encoding MFS transporter, with protein MSESLPFQPDAAVSAREGELRAFLLRFIGLTLLSGVTIGMNKVLATLLGLHLHVSNFQLAAISSAETLAMALGTIPAGYILSRGNPKHLYAGVSLSLALAFCVLPWLPGWQWVALLMFLVGLCISLRIVAMSTVFLVRLPELGQGKAGWYKGTLILGMQFLGPLCGNYLIAQLGLKAGFLISALMFAILAVLGWQVLPDNTAPRRQGDMLPCPARPACASCCACLSCASRICSRSSPASRRPAWACFPSCWLSACCTGRRITPSG; from the coding sequence GTGAGTGAATCCCTGCCATTCCAGCCAGACGCGGCCGTCAGCGCGCGCGAAGGGGAGCTGCGCGCCTTCTTGCTGCGCTTTATCGGCCTGACCCTGCTGTCGGGCGTGACCATCGGCATGAATAAGGTGCTCGCCACCTTGCTGGGGTTACATTTACACGTGAGCAATTTCCAGCTGGCCGCGATCAGCAGCGCGGAAACCCTGGCCATGGCGCTGGGCACCATACCGGCCGGCTACATTCTTTCGCGCGGTAATCCGAAGCACTTGTACGCCGGAGTGAGCCTGAGCCTGGCGCTGGCCTTTTGCGTGCTGCCGTGGCTGCCTGGCTGGCAATGGGTGGCCTTGCTGATGTTTTTGGTCGGCCTGTGCATTTCGCTGCGCATCGTGGCCATGAGCACCGTGTTTCTCGTGCGCCTGCCGGAACTGGGGCAGGGCAAGGCGGGCTGGTACAAAGGGACGTTGATCTTGGGCATGCAGTTCCTCGGGCCCTTGTGCGGTAATTACTTGATCGCGCAACTGGGGCTGAAGGCAGGCTTTTTGATTTCCGCGCTGATGTTCGCCATCCTGGCCGTGCTGGGCTGGCAAGTGTTGCCCGACAACACGGCGCCGCGCAGGCAGGGGGATATGCTGCCGTGCCCGGCGCGGCCAGCCTGCGCGAGCTGCTGCGCCTGCCTGTCGTGCGCGTCACGTATCTGTTCGAGATCCTCGCCAGCTTCACGGCGTCCAGCGTGGGCGTGTTTTCCATCTTGCTGGCTATCCGCGTGCTGCACTGGCCGGCGCATCACTCCGTCTGGCTGA